A single Venturia canescens isolate UGA chromosome 1, ASM1945775v1, whole genome shotgun sequence DNA region contains:
- the LOC122408860 gene encoding fatty acyl-CoA reductase wat-like isoform X1 — protein sequence MELTRRMEKQTGKTYLKDMMTWQEESVDEKTLMERSEIIRFYDHCNVLVTGGSGFMGTLLVEKLLRSCPNIKKLFLLMRAKKGKTSEERYKEHFEGPVFCRLKRERPNFLKKVVMVEGQIDKEGLGLTPENRELLLTSNIVFHGAATVRFDETIRFAMNVNVRGTREMLILARNMPNLKAFVHVGTAFSHCVTKVIDEIFYDVPLDADKLLNLIDILDDDQLKLLTPSIVGDWPNTYAFTKAIGEDVVRKYSTGIPTCIVRPSIMIATAKEPIPAWINNLYGPQGVVIGAGMGLLRTLHCESTNIADMIPADYVINNTIAAAWGIESTRNLNAEKSMDEKPDSKSTTDPVIYNSVSSCQNPVTWGEFMKWNEIFGVLIPSAMVLWYYSFTLNKHLWMHNVHIVLFHLVPAGILDTLAVLVGRKPMLWNAYKKIHKFSGVISYFSTQQWTFRNEMVMRLWDRLNPADRKLFYFNLVDLEWEEYFFFYVRGLRLFLMKDPLETIERGKARYWKLKIAHNSLVAIAWMFVLWVAYSFLRFIFFAPW from the exons ATGGAATTGACCCGCAG GATGGAGAAACAGACCGGAAAAACTTATCTCAAGGATATGATGACATGGCAAGAAGAATCGGTCGACGAAAAAACGCTGATGGAACGGAGCGAAATTATTCGATTTTACGATCATTGCAATGTCCTCGTTACCGGTGGTTCCGGTTTCATGGGCACATTGCTCgtcgaaaaattgttgag ATCATGTCCGAATATCAAAAAGTTATTTCTGCTCATGAGAgccaaaaaaggaaaaacttcGGAGGAACGGTACAAGGAACATTTCGAGGGTCCT GTTTTCTGCAGGCTGAAACGCGAGAGGCCGAATTTCTTGAAGAAAGTAGTGATGGTTGAGGGCCAAATTGATAAAGAGGGGCTCGGTTTGACGCCAGAGAATCGTGAATTGCTGTTGACTTCGAACATTGTATTTCATGGGGCTGCTACCGTCCGATTCGACGAGACTATCCGTTTCGCTATGAACGTAAACGTTCGTGGTACTCGAGAGATGCTCATTCTCGCCAGGAATATGCCGAATCTtaag GCCTTCGTGCATGTAGGCACAGCGTTTTCACACTGTGTGACAAAAGTGATCGACGAGATATTTTACGACGTGCCACTCGATGCTGACAAGCTACTGAATTTGATCGACATCCTCGACGACGATCAGTTGAAGCTGCTAACTCCATC GATAGTGGGTGATTGGCCGAATACTTACGCCTTCACGAAGGCAATAGGCGAGGACGTTGTGCGAAAATATAGCACAGGAATCCCTACGTGTATCGTGCGTCCTTCCATAATGATCGCCACCGCGAAGGAACCGATACCAGCCTGGATAAATAACCTTTACGGTCCTCAGGGCGTTGTCATTGGTGCTGGTATGGGTTTGCTAAGGACTCTCCACTGCGAGAGCACCAACATAGCTGACATGATACCTGCGGATTACGTCATCAATAATACCATAGCAGCGGCTTGGGGCATCGAATCGACGAG AAATCTGAATGCGGAGAAATCGATGGACGAAAAGCCGGATTCGAAAAGCACGACGGATCCGGTAATTTACAACAGCGTATCGTCGTGCCAAAATCCGGTGACGTGGGGAGAATTCATGAAGTGGAATGAGATATTTGGTGTGCTTATCCCAAGCGCGATGGTCCTGTGGTACTATTCGTTCACTTTGAACAAACATTTGTGGATGCACAATGTCCACAttgtactttttcatttaGTTCCGGCTGGGATTCTCGATACTTTGGCAGTATTGGTTGGCCGGAAACCAAT GCTTTGGAACGcgtacaaaaaaattcacaaattcagCGGCGTCATATCGTATTTCTCGACGCAACAGTGGACTTTCCGTAACGAAATGGTAATGAGGCTTTGGGACCGACTGAATCCTGCGGATAGAAAACTCTTCTATTTCAATTTGGTGGATCTCGAATgggaagaatattttttcttttacgtaCGAGGGCTCCGATTATTCTTGATGAAAGATCCTTTGGAAACGATCGAACGGGGAAAAGCAAGGTACTGGAA
- the LOC122408860 gene encoding fatty acyl-CoA reductase wat-like isoform X2: MEKQTGKTYLKDMMTWQEESVDEKTLMERSEIIRFYDHCNVLVTGGSGFMGTLLVEKLLRSCPNIKKLFLLMRAKKGKTSEERYKEHFEGPVFCRLKRERPNFLKKVVMVEGQIDKEGLGLTPENRELLLTSNIVFHGAATVRFDETIRFAMNVNVRGTREMLILARNMPNLKAFVHVGTAFSHCVTKVIDEIFYDVPLDADKLLNLIDILDDDQLKLLTPSIVGDWPNTYAFTKAIGEDVVRKYSTGIPTCIVRPSIMIATAKEPIPAWINNLYGPQGVVIGAGMGLLRTLHCESTNIADMIPADYVINNTIAAAWGIESTRNLNAEKSMDEKPDSKSTTDPVIYNSVSSCQNPVTWGEFMKWNEIFGVLIPSAMVLWYYSFTLNKHLWMHNVHIVLFHLVPAGILDTLAVLVGRKPMLWNAYKKIHKFSGVISYFSTQQWTFRNEMVMRLWDRLNPADRKLFYFNLVDLEWEEYFFFYVRGLRLFLMKDPLETIERGKARYWKLKIAHNSLVAIAWMFVLWVAYSFLRFIFFAPW, from the exons ATGGAGAAACAGACCGGAAAAACTTATCTCAAGGATATGATGACATGGCAAGAAGAATCGGTCGACGAAAAAACGCTGATGGAACGGAGCGAAATTATTCGATTTTACGATCATTGCAATGTCCTCGTTACCGGTGGTTCCGGTTTCATGGGCACATTGCTCgtcgaaaaattgttgag ATCATGTCCGAATATCAAAAAGTTATTTCTGCTCATGAGAgccaaaaaaggaaaaacttcGGAGGAACGGTACAAGGAACATTTCGAGGGTCCT GTTTTCTGCAGGCTGAAACGCGAGAGGCCGAATTTCTTGAAGAAAGTAGTGATGGTTGAGGGCCAAATTGATAAAGAGGGGCTCGGTTTGACGCCAGAGAATCGTGAATTGCTGTTGACTTCGAACATTGTATTTCATGGGGCTGCTACCGTCCGATTCGACGAGACTATCCGTTTCGCTATGAACGTAAACGTTCGTGGTACTCGAGAGATGCTCATTCTCGCCAGGAATATGCCGAATCTtaag GCCTTCGTGCATGTAGGCACAGCGTTTTCACACTGTGTGACAAAAGTGATCGACGAGATATTTTACGACGTGCCACTCGATGCTGACAAGCTACTGAATTTGATCGACATCCTCGACGACGATCAGTTGAAGCTGCTAACTCCATC GATAGTGGGTGATTGGCCGAATACTTACGCCTTCACGAAGGCAATAGGCGAGGACGTTGTGCGAAAATATAGCACAGGAATCCCTACGTGTATCGTGCGTCCTTCCATAATGATCGCCACCGCGAAGGAACCGATACCAGCCTGGATAAATAACCTTTACGGTCCTCAGGGCGTTGTCATTGGTGCTGGTATGGGTTTGCTAAGGACTCTCCACTGCGAGAGCACCAACATAGCTGACATGATACCTGCGGATTACGTCATCAATAATACCATAGCAGCGGCTTGGGGCATCGAATCGACGAG AAATCTGAATGCGGAGAAATCGATGGACGAAAAGCCGGATTCGAAAAGCACGACGGATCCGGTAATTTACAACAGCGTATCGTCGTGCCAAAATCCGGTGACGTGGGGAGAATTCATGAAGTGGAATGAGATATTTGGTGTGCTTATCCCAAGCGCGATGGTCCTGTGGTACTATTCGTTCACTTTGAACAAACATTTGTGGATGCACAATGTCCACAttgtactttttcatttaGTTCCGGCTGGGATTCTCGATACTTTGGCAGTATTGGTTGGCCGGAAACCAAT GCTTTGGAACGcgtacaaaaaaattcacaaattcagCGGCGTCATATCGTATTTCTCGACGCAACAGTGGACTTTCCGTAACGAAATGGTAATGAGGCTTTGGGACCGACTGAATCCTGCGGATAGAAAACTCTTCTATTTCAATTTGGTGGATCTCGAATgggaagaatattttttcttttacgtaCGAGGGCTCCGATTATTCTTGATGAAAGATCCTTTGGAAACGATCGAACGGGGAAAAGCAAGGTACTGGAA